The DNA region TCTGCCAGATTACAGATAAGGCATTTACTAAACTCAACACATTGAGAATATGTATGAGTTTGCCCTAGGCAAAGCAAGCAGCAACCCAGAATAAGCCATCAACTAATAGGGTACTGACCACAGCTCCAGCAAAACCCCAGTAAGGAATTTGCGGCTGTTTAAAGGCCCACCAGCTAATCCCAATCAATAAATTAACAAGTACTACAGCCCAGCTCACACCCCAAGGGGTTTGCATTTGGGCTAAGGCATCCTGAAAGATTGGCATCACGAAATCCGGCTCTGCGTACATCAAACTACGCCAGTACGGAATGAGATCAGCAACGTAGAAATAAATATCTGTGATGGCTGTACCAAGTAAAGAGCCAAGATAAAACAAATGTCCAACTAAGCCACGGCCTTTCCAGAGTCCCCAGACGGCAAAGGGTAATCCGATGGATTCGATCGGTAAGTGGAGATAGGGTTCATAACGCAGCCAACCCCAATAAACGGATCCAGCAAGCCATGTCCAAGCAAATCCCCAGAGGAGGTCACCCCAAATTTCGGTATTTGGTCGCTGCTTAAGGTAATGGGCGATCGCCACCCAAACGCCAGTTAATGCCAAGCTCAACCAAGGCAAGGAGCGAACCAATGGTGCCTGAAAGAAGACAGGCACAGAAACCAAAAATCCAGCCGCAAGACAAACCAGAAGTGGGGTATTGCGGAGGAGATCCTGTTGTCGCTTCAGGACATAGATCGCTCCAATAGAAAATAGGGGATGGTTTAGCAAAATGGCACAGCTATAGGTTTGACGGCGGGACGGGAACCGCAAATATTAGTTGTAAATATTTATGAATGGATTTTAACTTATGATTCGAGTTTTTCTCATAAAGTTAACCTGAAATCTGTCAAATCCATCTCCAAATGGCGCAAGTGAAGTAGTCACGGGATCAAATTAT from [Leptolyngbya] sp. PCC 7376 includes:
- a CDS encoding DUF3120 domain-containing protein — encoded protein: MRFPSRRQTYSCAILLNHPLFSIGAIYVLKRQQDLLRNTPLLVCLAAGFLVSVPVFFQAPLVRSLPWLSLALTGVWVAIAHYLKQRPNTEIWGDLLWGFAWTWLAGSVYWGWLRYEPYLHLPIESIGLPFAVWGLWKGRGLVGHLFYLGSLLGTAITDIYFYVADLIPYWRSLMYAEPDFVMPIFQDALAQMQTPWGVSWAVVLVNLLIGISWWAFKQPQIPYWGFAGAVVSTLLVDGLFWVAACFA